One Catenulispora sp. MAP5-51 DNA segment encodes these proteins:
- a CDS encoding SDR family NAD(P)-dependent oxidoreductase has translation MNGPAAKRRSMEDRSTETQDAGEKLRDYLKRATADLQQTRRRLREVEAAAAEPIAIVGMGCRYPGGVAGPRDLWDLVVRGGDAIGGFPEDRGWNAEALYDPEPGKEGKTYVRQGGFLPGAGGFDAEFFGISPNEARRADPQQRILLEVCWEAIERSGLDPLALHGSNTGVYAGLMYHDYLQGSPGGSLVSGQVAYSLGLEGPAISLDTACSSSLVAIHLACQALRRGEVELALAGGVTVMGTPEMFVDFSRQRGLAPDGRCKAFSADADGTSWSEGVGVLVLARLSEARRRGLRVHAVIRGSAMNQDGASNGITAPNGPSQVRVLSAALAAAGLTPAEVDAVDAHGTGTTLGDPIEAQSLIEVYGRRAGAEPLRLGSIKSNLGHSQAAAGVAQVIKMVLAMEHGVLPRTLHLAEPTPHVDWSGGTVRLLAENEDWPALDRPRRAAVSSFGISGTNAHVILEQAPAIAAIEGATSSEPEEIGVSAAAEPQQASPIPFALAAKTPAALANAAGRLAGHLRTRPELALADIGHSLAASRSVFEHRAVVVGRDRDHLLESLDALAAGNPQDGTVVGHADVVGKTVFVFTGQGSQWPGMAAGLMDGSPAFARRLRECDEELAPRLGWSVVDVLRGEPGAPSMDLLEVANPVLWAVQVALAALWRAHGVEPDAVAGHCQGEVAAATVAGLLSLADGARAAVSLGRANGPGLPARPEPAPAAADRVLPVYSTALGGLLDWDETEAGSGPWLAALGRGADPAPVVKELAERGFRAFVEVSPHPVLASRLREICGELDHEAVVVGTLSRGGDLARFALSAAEAYVGGFGPDWTSFFPGGQVVDLPTYPFQHKHFWTQHQVQPQVLTEAPTDSWRYKVRWTPVTEPPKPALSGLWLVAGDNEADAVVVALEKNGAEVVRLPVAAAEADRAGLSAQITQLLGDEQPACVLSQVGLNATIPVLQAVLDAGIGAPFWCVTRSGVAVDEREDVDPEAGALWGAGTVLGLDLPGAWGGMVDVPAEFGAESGDLLCAVLAGLDGEDQVAIRGARAYARRLVPTEAHQGTEDWQPCGTVLVTGGTGAIGAAVARRLARSGAEHLVLTSRRGRDAPGVAELEAELTALGAEVTIEACDTADAEQVAALLAELAPSAQPEPGAAASKPQPAAPKPPLTAVFHAAGQFPEASSPLDLTAEDFARAVRAKVAGAHHLDRLLGDRPLEAFVLFASGAAVWGTSGRASYAAGNAYLDALAQRRRARGAVATSVAWGTWAGGGMVDAEADGHLRSIGMASMDPGRALDELWLALARDESHLVVADIDWARFAPVYTAARPRPLLRELPAAIRALTGAALDGEGADAPAAGPSLAERLAGLSGQERSRIVLGVVREQAALVLGHDGSGAVEPGRSFKDLGFDSVSAVDFRNRLGAAAGCRLPATVVFDHANPRALAEFLEGELADRGPGGVAAVSAELDRIEALAAGLSPEQAERARLGPRLQALAARLAGGDAENDTPGTGPAGPGLARVLESATAEDMFNLLDRELGSSGTARVSDG, from the coding sequence GTGAACGGGCCGGCTGCGAAGAGGCGGAGCATGGAAGACCGAAGCACGGAGACCCAGGACGCGGGCGAGAAGCTGCGCGACTACCTCAAGCGCGCCACTGCCGACCTGCAGCAGACCAGGCGGCGGCTGCGGGAGGTGGAGGCGGCCGCGGCCGAGCCGATCGCGATCGTCGGGATGGGATGCCGCTATCCCGGCGGTGTCGCCGGGCCGCGGGATCTGTGGGATCTGGTCGTGCGCGGGGGCGACGCGATCGGCGGCTTCCCGGAGGACCGGGGCTGGAACGCCGAGGCGCTCTACGACCCCGAGCCCGGCAAGGAGGGCAAGACCTACGTGCGCCAGGGCGGGTTCCTGCCCGGGGCCGGGGGCTTCGACGCCGAGTTCTTCGGCATCAGCCCCAACGAGGCCCGGCGCGCCGACCCGCAGCAACGCATCCTGCTCGAAGTCTGCTGGGAGGCGATCGAGCGCTCCGGCCTGGATCCGCTCGCGCTGCACGGCAGCAACACCGGCGTCTACGCCGGACTGATGTACCACGACTACCTCCAGGGCAGCCCCGGCGGCAGCCTGGTCTCCGGCCAGGTGGCGTACAGCCTGGGCCTGGAGGGCCCGGCCATCTCCCTGGACACCGCCTGCTCCTCCTCGCTGGTCGCCATCCACCTGGCCTGCCAGGCGCTGCGGCGCGGCGAGGTCGAGCTGGCGCTGGCCGGCGGGGTGACCGTGATGGGCACGCCGGAGATGTTCGTCGACTTCAGCCGGCAGCGCGGACTGGCGCCGGACGGCCGGTGCAAGGCGTTCTCCGCCGACGCCGACGGCACCTCCTGGTCCGAGGGCGTCGGGGTCCTGGTGCTCGCCCGGCTCTCCGAGGCGCGCCGCCGGGGCCTGCGGGTCCACGCGGTCATCCGCGGCTCGGCGATGAACCAGGACGGCGCCAGCAACGGCATCACCGCGCCGAACGGCCCCTCGCAGGTCAGGGTACTGAGCGCGGCGCTGGCCGCGGCCGGACTGACCCCGGCGGAGGTGGACGCCGTCGACGCGCACGGTACCGGCACCACGCTCGGCGACCCGATCGAGGCGCAGTCGCTGATCGAGGTCTACGGCCGCCGCGCCGGCGCCGAGCCGCTGCGGCTGGGCTCGATCAAGTCCAACCTCGGGCATTCCCAGGCCGCCGCCGGCGTCGCCCAGGTGATCAAGATGGTGCTGGCCATGGAGCACGGCGTGCTGCCCAGGACGCTGCACCTGGCCGAGCCGACGCCGCACGTGGACTGGTCCGGCGGCACGGTGCGGCTGCTCGCGGAGAACGAGGACTGGCCGGCCCTCGACCGGCCGCGCCGGGCCGCGGTGTCCTCGTTCGGGATCAGCGGGACGAACGCGCACGTGATCCTGGAGCAGGCTCCGGCAATTGCGGCAATCGAAGGCGCGACATCATCAGAGCCCGAAGAAATAGGCGTTAGTGCGGCCGCCGAGCCGCAGCAAGCCTCGCCGATCCCCTTCGCGCTCGCCGCCAAGACGCCCGCGGCGTTGGCGAATGCGGCCGGACGGCTCGCGGGCCACCTGCGGACCCGCCCCGAGCTGGCGCTCGCCGACATCGGCCACTCGCTGGCCGCGAGCCGGTCGGTGTTCGAGCACCGGGCCGTGGTCGTCGGCCGCGACCGGGATCACCTGCTGGAGTCGCTGGACGCCCTGGCCGCCGGAAACCCGCAGGACGGAACCGTCGTCGGCCACGCGGACGTCGTAGGCAAGACAGTGTTCGTGTTCACCGGCCAGGGCTCGCAGTGGCCGGGCATGGCCGCCGGGCTGATGGACGGTTCGCCGGCCTTCGCGCGGCGCCTGCGGGAGTGCGACGAAGAGCTCGCGCCGCGGCTGGGATGGTCGGTCGTGGACGTGCTGCGCGGGGAACCGGGCGCGCCGTCGATGGACCTGCTCGAAGTGGCGAATCCGGTGCTGTGGGCGGTCCAGGTCGCGCTGGCGGCGCTGTGGCGCGCGCACGGTGTCGAGCCGGACGCCGTCGCAGGGCACTGCCAGGGCGAGGTCGCCGCGGCGACGGTCGCCGGGCTGCTGTCGCTGGCCGACGGAGCGCGCGCGGCGGTGTCGTTGGGGCGGGCGAACGGACCCGGCCTGCCGGCCCGGCCCGAGCCGGCGCCGGCCGCCGCGGACCGCGTGCTGCCGGTGTACTCGACCGCGCTCGGCGGCCTGCTGGACTGGGACGAGACCGAAGCCGGGTCCGGGCCCTGGCTCGCCGCGCTGGGACGCGGCGCGGACCCGGCGCCGGTCGTCAAGGAGCTCGCCGAGCGCGGGTTCCGCGCCTTCGTCGAGGTCAGTCCGCATCCGGTGCTGGCCTCGCGGCTGCGCGAGATCTGCGGCGAGCTCGACCACGAAGCCGTGGTCGTCGGCACGCTCAGCCGGGGCGGCGACCTGGCCCGGTTCGCGCTCTCCGCGGCCGAGGCGTACGTGGGTGGCTTCGGTCCGGACTGGACGTCGTTCTTCCCGGGCGGCCAGGTGGTCGACCTGCCCACGTATCCGTTCCAGCACAAGCATTTCTGGACGCAGCACCAGGTGCAGCCGCAGGTGCTCACTGAGGCGCCGACGGATTCCTGGCGCTACAAGGTGCGCTGGACGCCGGTGACAGAGCCGCCGAAGCCTGCTTTGTCAGGGCTCTGGCTCGTTGCCGGGGACAACGAAGCGGACGCGGTGGTGGTGGCGCTCGAGAAGAACGGCGCCGAGGTCGTTCGCCTTCCGGTGGCCGCCGCCGAGGCGGACCGGGCCGGGCTGAGCGCGCAGATCACGCAGTTGCTCGGTGATGAGCAGCCTGCGTGCGTGCTCTCGCAGGTGGGCTTGAACGCGACGATCCCGGTGCTGCAAGCGGTGCTCGACGCCGGGATCGGTGCGCCGTTCTGGTGCGTGACCCGGTCCGGGGTGGCCGTCGACGAGCGCGAGGACGTCGATCCCGAGGCTGGTGCCTTGTGGGGTGCGGGCACGGTGCTCGGGTTGGATCTGCCGGGCGCCTGGGGCGGCATGGTGGATGTGCCGGCGGAGTTCGGCGCGGAGTCGGGCGATCTGTTGTGTGCGGTGCTTGCCGGGCTTGATGGTGAGGACCAGGTCGCGATCCGTGGTGCGCGGGCCTACGCCAGGCGCTTGGTGCCGACCGAGGCGCATCAGGGTACTGAGGACTGGCAGCCGTGCGGAACAGTGCTGGTCACCGGCGGAACCGGCGCGATCGGTGCGGCCGTCGCGCGGCGCCTGGCCCGCTCCGGTGCCGAGCACCTGGTGCTGACCAGTCGGCGCGGACGCGACGCACCCGGTGTCGCGGAGCTCGAAGCCGAGCTGACGGCGCTCGGGGCCGAGGTGACCATCGAGGCCTGCGATACCGCCGACGCCGAGCAGGTCGCGGCGCTGCTCGCCGAGCTTGCACCGAGCGCGCAGCCCGAGCCTGGGGCAGCCGCTTCGAAGCCGCAGCCGGCCGCGCCCAAGCCACCCCTGACCGCCGTCTTCCACGCCGCCGGCCAGTTCCCCGAGGCCTCCTCGCCCCTGGACCTGACCGCCGAGGACTTCGCCCGTGCCGTCCGCGCCAAGGTCGCCGGCGCCCACCACCTGGACCGCCTGCTCGGTGACCGCCCGCTGGAGGCCTTCGTCCTGTTCGCCTCCGGCGCGGCCGTCTGGGGCACCTCGGGTCGCGCCTCCTACGCCGCCGGCAACGCCTACCTCGACGCGCTGGCGCAACGCCGCCGGGCGCGCGGAGCCGTCGCCACCTCCGTCGCCTGGGGCACCTGGGCCGGGGGCGGCATGGTCGACGCCGAGGCCGACGGGCACCTGCGGAGCATCGGCATGGCCTCCATGGACCCCGGGCGCGCGCTCGACGAGCTGTGGCTCGCCCTGGCCCGCGACGAGAGCCACCTGGTCGTGGCCGACATCGACTGGGCCCGCTTCGCGCCGGTCTACACCGCGGCCCGTCCGAGGCCGTTGTTGCGCGAGCTGCCCGCCGCCATCAGAGCCCTGACCGGCGCGGCACTCGATGGCGAGGGCGCCGACGCCCCGGCCGCCGGCCCGAGCCTCGCAGAGCGGCTCGCCGGCCTGTCCGGGCAGGAGCGCTCGCGGATCGTGCTCGGCGTGGTCCGCGAACAGGCGGCGCTGGTGCTCGGGCACGACGGGTCCGGGGCGGTCGAGCCCGGCCGCAGTTTCAAGGACCTCGGCTTCGACTCGGTGTCGGCGGTGGACTTCCGCAACCGGCTCGGGGCCGCCGCCGGGTGCCGGCTGCCGGCCACCGTCGTGTTCGACCACGCCAACCCGCGGGCGCTGGCCGAGTTCCTGGAGGGCGAGCTGGCCGACCGGGGGCCCGGCGGGGTCGCGGCGGTGAGCGCGGAACTGGACCGGATCGAGGCGCTGGCCGCCGGGCTCAGTCCCGAGCAGGCCGAGCGGGCCCGGCTCGGGCCCCGGTTGCAGGCCTTGGCCGCGCGGCTGGCCGGCGGCGACGCCGAGAACGACACGCCCGGCACCGGCCCCGCCGGCCCCGGCCTGGCGCGGGTGCTCGAATCCGCGACCGCGGAAGACATGTTCAACCTGCTGGACAGAGAGCTCGGATCGAGCGGAACGGCGAGGGTTTCAGATGGCTGA
- a CDS encoding SDR family NAD(P)-dependent oxidoreductase → MTDNGEEKLLSYLKRATTDLREARRQLRDVEQRATEPLAIVGMACRYPGGVTEPRDLWRLVAEGTDAVGPFPADRGWDLTRVYDPSGERQGTSYVNEGGFLDDAAGFDAEFFGISPREALTMDPQQRLLLEVSWEALERAGIVPATLAGSATGVFAGLMYHDYPGSTCIGSVVSGRVSYTLGLEGPSLSVDTACSSSLVGLHLAGQALRRGECSLALVGGVAVMGTPGTFVDFSEQRGLSPDGRCKSFAAAADGTAWAEGAGVLVVERLSDAVRNGRRILALVRGSAVNQDGASSGLTAPNGPAQQRVIRAALANAELTAADVDVVEGHGTGTTLGDPIEAQALLETYGGDRPADRPLWLGSLKSNFGHAQSAAGVAGIIKMVLAMQHAELPRTLHVDEPSPHVDWTAGAVRLLTEAVAWPAGERARRAGVSSFGISGTNAHVIIEEAGEYAPTTSLDGEQRTSVTVWPVSGRSPEALSAQVERLLAWAEGASELDAAAVGRALALTRTQFEHRAVVVGADRDELLSAPMVTGVASAGRTAFLFSGQGSQRLGMGAELYKAFPVFASALDEVSAGFDHPLREVMWSEPELLNQTAFTQCALFAFEVALFRLFESWGVRPDFLAGHSIGELAAAYVAGVWSLEDACTLVEARGRLMQALPTGGAMISIAATEAEVRAALLPGVDVAAVNGPASVVVSGEAEAVAKVAAGFARTKQLTVSHAFHSALMDPMLADFRKVAESLTYNTPQIPLLSNVCDPEYWVGHVRQAVRFADDVSALAEGGVTRFVELGPQATLTGLVDVEGAVAVAALRKDQPEERAVVSALATLHAHGVTVDWHSFYIDADTSLPDLPTYAFQHEDYWLIPATEHSDPASLGLESVDHPLLGAVTTLAGTDAVVLSGRVSAAAQPWIADHVVLDTVLFPGTGFVELAMRAGVATGCEAVRELMLEAPLVVPAGGAAVQVSVEGPDADGRRSFSIHSRDDDGSWTRNATGILDAEPVEAAGSGPDLVRWPPSGAVPIEVDGGYERLAEEGYRYGAAFRGLRAAWRDGEDLYAEVALPESALAEAAAYSLHPALLDAALHVQLLADASGVSDTAPQPVVPFAWNGFTLAASGVGAVRVRISPVGPDTVSVTLADSSGLPVATVQGLVARPISAGQLDRGVGDLLYRVEWEAAPAGGSAGSQARVLNVAAEAGSDVPQTLRSVLAEVLEAVREHLDSDGRLAVVADNSLPIGAAVWGLIRAAEAENPGRFVLIDAAADVAADVTADDAAAEDADLLAHALATGEPEVAIRGREVLVPRLRRAPEVVGEPARWAPDGTVLITGGTGGLGALLSRHLVTEHGVRRLLLTSRRGLEAAGARELCAELAEFGAYVEVAACDIGDRDAVAKLLAGIPAAHPLTAVVHAAGVVGTGLVETLTPESLDTVLRPKADGAWYLHELTADLDLAAFVLFSSAASLVLGAGQADYAAANAFLDGLAAHRRTAGLPGLSLAWGAWSMDGAGMAAELDEAGARRLRRLGMPPISAAEGLALFDAALSSAGTGTDTADASTAQPGRTGTVAALAAAAKTVAAVLNVAAPGGADRAESGRTGTAATLAAAAQTVAKVLNVAAPGNTSTTPANANATPAAAPTALLAPLRLDLTALRARTDQLPAVLRGVAGARPKARAAESGRSLVRSLAAVPEGEREEYLVGVVAGRAAAVLGHASGGAIRADRAFSELGFDSLTAVELRNQLGALVERSLPATLVFDHPTPVALARYLRGLIEPAAASAAAPVLAQLDRLEALLAGVDPADPDGPGRATVASRLESLLRRWQDRGGVAAAGGEEPDKDWDQATDDELFQALDEELGVQ, encoded by the coding sequence GTGACGGACAACGGCGAGGAAAAGCTTCTCAGCTATCTGAAACGCGCCACCACCGACCTGCGGGAGGCGCGCCGGCAGCTGCGCGACGTCGAGCAGCGCGCCACCGAGCCGCTGGCCATCGTCGGCATGGCCTGCCGCTACCCCGGCGGCGTGACCGAGCCGCGGGACCTGTGGCGCCTGGTCGCCGAGGGCACCGACGCGGTCGGGCCGTTCCCGGCCGACCGGGGCTGGGATCTGACCCGGGTGTACGACCCCAGCGGGGAACGTCAGGGCACGAGCTATGTCAACGAGGGCGGTTTCCTCGACGACGCGGCCGGTTTCGACGCCGAGTTCTTCGGGATCTCCCCCCGCGAGGCGCTGACCATGGACCCGCAGCAGCGCCTGCTGCTGGAGGTCAGCTGGGAGGCGCTGGAGCGGGCCGGGATCGTCCCGGCGACGCTCGCCGGCAGCGCCACCGGGGTCTTCGCCGGGCTGATGTACCACGACTATCCCGGCAGCACGTGTATCGGGAGCGTGGTCTCGGGCCGGGTCTCGTACACGCTGGGGCTTGAGGGCCCGTCGCTGTCGGTGGACACGGCGTGCTCCTCCTCGTTGGTCGGGCTGCACCTGGCGGGCCAGGCGCTGCGGCGCGGGGAGTGCTCGCTGGCGCTGGTCGGCGGGGTCGCCGTGATGGGCACGCCCGGGACGTTCGTCGACTTCAGCGAGCAGCGCGGCCTGTCGCCGGACGGCCGGTGCAAGTCTTTCGCCGCAGCCGCCGACGGCACCGCGTGGGCAGAGGGCGCCGGCGTGCTCGTGGTCGAGCGGCTGTCGGACGCGGTGCGCAACGGCCGCCGCATCCTGGCCCTGGTCCGCGGCAGCGCGGTGAACCAGGACGGCGCCTCCAGCGGCCTGACCGCCCCCAACGGCCCGGCCCAGCAGCGGGTGATCCGCGCCGCCCTGGCCAACGCCGAGCTGACGGCCGCCGACGTGGACGTGGTCGAGGGCCACGGCACCGGCACCACGCTCGGCGACCCGATCGAGGCCCAGGCCCTGCTGGAGACCTACGGCGGCGACCGCCCGGCGGACCGGCCGCTGTGGCTGGGGTCGCTGAAGTCGAACTTCGGGCACGCGCAGTCCGCCGCGGGCGTGGCCGGAATCATCAAGATGGTGCTGGCGATGCAGCATGCTGAGCTGCCCCGCACCCTGCACGTGGACGAGCCCTCGCCGCACGTGGACTGGACGGCCGGCGCGGTACGGCTGCTGACGGAGGCGGTCGCGTGGCCGGCGGGGGAGCGGGCGCGGCGGGCGGGGGTCTCGTCTTTCGGGATCAGCGGGACGAATGCTCATGTGATCATTGAGGAGGCGGGGGAGTACGCCCCAACAACTTCTCTTGATGGTGAGCAGCGAACGTCGGTCACCGTATGGCCGGTTTCTGGTCGTTCTCCGGAGGCGTTGAGCGCGCAGGTTGAGCGGTTGCTGGCTTGGGCCGAGGGCGCGTCGGAGCTCGATGCGGCTGCTGTCGGCCGGGCTTTGGCGCTGACTCGCACGCAGTTCGAGCACCGTGCTGTTGTGGTTGGTGCCGACCGGGATGAGCTGCTGTCGGCGCCGATGGTGACCGGTGTCGCCTCTGCTGGCCGCACCGCTTTCTTGTTCTCCGGCCAGGGTTCGCAGAGGCTCGGCATGGGTGCCGAGCTCTACAAGGCTTTCCCGGTGTTCGCCTCGGCGCTCGATGAGGTGTCCGCGGGCTTCGACCATCCCCTCAGAGAGGTCATGTGGTCCGAGCCGGAGCTCCTGAACCAGACTGCTTTCACCCAGTGCGCGCTGTTCGCGTTCGAGGTGGCGTTGTTCCGGCTGTTCGAGTCCTGGGGTGTGCGGCCGGACTTCCTGGCCGGTCACTCGATCGGTGAACTCGCCGCGGCGTATGTGGCCGGCGTGTGGTCGCTGGAGGACGCCTGCACCCTGGTCGAAGCACGCGGCCGCCTGATGCAGGCGCTGCCGACCGGCGGCGCCATGATCTCGATCGCCGCGACCGAGGCCGAGGTGCGTGCAGCGCTGCTGCCGGGCGTGGATGTCGCTGCGGTCAACGGGCCGGCTTCGGTGGTGGTGTCCGGTGAGGCGGAGGCTGTGGCGAAGGTGGCGGCCGGTTTCGCGCGGACCAAGCAGCTGACGGTCTCGCATGCCTTCCATTCGGCGCTGATGGATCCGATGCTGGCCGACTTCCGCAAGGTCGCCGAGAGCCTGACCTACAACACACCGCAGATCCCTTTGCTCTCGAACGTGTGCGACCCCGAGTACTGGGTCGGTCACGTACGGCAGGCGGTGCGGTTCGCCGACGATGTCAGTGCTCTGGCGGAAGGCGGGGTCACCCGGTTCGTCGAGCTCGGGCCGCAGGCGACGCTGACCGGTCTGGTGGATGTCGAGGGCGCTGTCGCGGTCGCGGCGTTGCGTAAGGACCAGCCGGAGGAGCGTGCGGTCGTCTCCGCGCTGGCCACGCTGCACGCTCACGGCGTCACAGTGGACTGGCACTCCTTCTATATCGACGCCGACACCTCGCTGCCCGATCTCCCCACCTACGCGTTCCAGCACGAGGACTACTGGCTGATCCCCGCGACCGAGCACAGCGACCCGGCGTCGCTCGGCTTGGAGTCGGTCGATCATCCGCTGCTGGGGGCCGTCACCACGCTGGCCGGCACGGATGCCGTCGTGCTGTCCGGCCGGGTCTCCGCGGCGGCGCAGCCGTGGATCGCCGATCACGTGGTGCTGGACACGGTGCTGTTCCCCGGGACGGGCTTCGTCGAGCTCGCGATGCGGGCCGGGGTGGCGACCGGGTGCGAGGCCGTCAGGGAGCTGATGCTTGAGGCGCCGCTGGTGGTGCCAGCGGGCGGTGCTGCGGTTCAGGTGAGTGTCGAGGGGCCGGACGCGGATGGTCGGCGGTCGTTCAGCATCCACTCCCGCGATGACGATGGTTCCTGGACTCGGAATGCCACCGGAATCCTGGACGCCGAGCCGGTCGAGGCTGCCGGGTCTGGTCCGGACCTGGTGCGGTGGCCGCCGTCCGGCGCCGTGCCGATCGAGGTCGACGGCGGGTACGAGCGGCTGGCCGAGGAGGGCTACCGGTACGGTGCCGCCTTCCGGGGTCTGCGTGCCGCGTGGCGTGACGGCGAGGATCTCTACGCCGAGGTCGCCCTCCCCGAGTCGGCACTCGCGGAGGCCGCCGCGTACTCCTTGCACCCGGCGCTGCTCGACGCGGCGCTGCACGTCCAGCTGCTGGCCGATGCATCCGGGGTGTCCGACACTGCGCCGCAGCCGGTGGTTCCCTTCGCCTGGAACGGGTTCACGCTCGCGGCGTCCGGGGTCGGGGCGGTGCGGGTGCGGATCAGCCCGGTGGGTCCGGACACGGTGTCGGTGACGCTCGCGGACAGCTCCGGGCTGCCGGTGGCGACGGTTCAGGGGCTGGTGGCGCGTCCGATCAGCGCGGGGCAGCTCGACCGCGGAGTCGGGGATCTGCTGTATCGCGTGGAGTGGGAGGCGGCGCCGGCTGGTGGGTCGGCCGGCTCGCAAGCCAGGGTCCTGAATGTCGCGGCCGAGGCCGGAAGCGATGTGCCGCAGACTCTGCGCTCGGTGCTGGCCGAGGTGCTTGAGGCCGTTCGGGAACACCTGGACTCCGACGGTCGACTGGCGGTGGTCGCGGACAACTCGCTGCCGATCGGGGCCGCTGTCTGGGGTCTGATTCGCGCTGCCGAGGCGGAGAATCCGGGCCGGTTTGTTCTGATCGACGCTGCTGCCGATGTCGCTGCTGATGTCACCGCCGATGACGCCGCCGCCGAAGACGCTGACCTGCTCGCCCACGCCCTGGCCACCGGCGAGCCCGAGGTCGCGATCCGTGGCCGCGAGGTGCTGGTGCCCCGGCTGCGTCGCGCGCCGGAGGTGGTCGGCGAGCCGGCGCGCTGGGCTCCGGACGGGACCGTACTGATCACCGGCGGTACCGGTGGCCTGGGTGCTTTGCTGAGCCGCCATCTGGTCACCGAGCACGGGGTTCGCAGACTACTGCTGACCAGCCGTCGTGGGTTGGAGGCGGCCGGCGCGCGCGAGCTGTGCGCGGAGCTGGCCGAGTTCGGGGCATATGTCGAGGTGGCCGCGTGCGACATCGGCGATCGTGACGCCGTCGCCAAGCTGCTAGCCGGAATCCCGGCCGCACACCCGCTGACCGCCGTCGTGCACGCGGCGGGTGTCGTCGGCACCGGCCTGGTCGAGACGCTGACACCGGAGAGCCTCGACACCGTGTTGCGCCCCAAGGCCGACGGCGCCTGGTACCTGCACGAGCTGACCGCCGACCTGGACCTCGCAGCCTTCGTCCTCTTCTCCTCGGCCGCGAGCCTGGTCCTCGGCGCCGGCCAGGCCGACTACGCTGCGGCGAACGCATTCCTCGACGGCCTGGCCGCGCACCGCCGAACCGCCGGACTCCCCGGACTGTCACTGGCCTGGGGCGCCTGGTCGATGGACGGCGCCGGCATGGCCGCAGAGTTGGACGAGGCCGGCGCGCGCCGGCTGCGGCGTCTGGGGATGCCGCCGATCAGCGCCGCCGAGGGTTTGGCGCTGTTCGATGCCGCGCTGAGCAGCGCTGGCACCGGCACCGATACTGCCGACGCATCGACTGCCCAGCCTGGCCGGACCGGTACGGTCGCCGCTCTGGCCGCTGCCGCGAAGACCGTCGCCGCCGTGCTGAACGTCGCCGCACCCGGTGGCGCCGATCGTGCTGAGTCTGGCCGCACCGGAACCGCCGCCACGCTGGCCGCCGCCGCGCAGACCGTCGCCAAAGTGCTGAACGTCGCCGCACCCGGCAACACCTCCACCACACCGGCCAACGCCAACGCCACGCCAGCAGCTGCTCCCACCGCCCTCCTCGCCCCCCTCCGCCTCGACCTCACCGCCCTGCGAGCCCGTACCGACCAGCTCCCCGCCGTGCTCCGCGGCGTGGCCGGTGCGCGCCCCAAGGCGCGTGCGGCGGAGTCCGGACGCAGCCTCGTGCGGAGCCTGGCCGCGGTGCCGGAGGGCGAGCGCGAGGAGTACCTCGTCGGGGTCGTCGCGGGTCGGGCCGCCGCGGTTCTCGGGCATGCCTCCGGGGGTGCGATCCGGGCGGATCGGGCGTTCTCCGAGCTCGGCTTCGACTCGCTGACCGCCGTCGAGTTGCGCAACCAGCTCGGTGCGCTGGTCGAGCGGAGTCTGCCGGCGACCTTGGTGTTCGACCATCCGACGCCGGTCGCGCTGGCCAGGTATCTGCGCGGTCTGATCGAGCCGGCGGCCGCCAGTGCCGCCGCGCCGGTGCTCGCGCAGCTCGACCGGCTGGAGGCGTTGCTGGCCGGGGTCGATCCGGCCGATCCGGACGGGCCCGGGCGGGCGACCGTCGCCAGTCGGCTGGAGAGCCTGCTGCGTCGGTGGCAGGACCGGGGCGGGGTCGCGGCGGCCGGCGGCGAGGAGCCGGACAAGGACTGGGATCAGGCCACTGACGATGAGCTCTTCCAGGCGCTCGACGAGGAGTTGGGCGTCCAGTGA